A single Mangifera indica cultivar Alphonso unplaced genomic scaffold, CATAS_Mindica_2.1 Un_0074, whole genome shotgun sequence DNA region contains:
- the LOC123207386 gene encoding AMSH-like ubiquitin thioesterase 2 isoform X1 → MYQLVKEKEPSAGNDAGSQKVHNHLGVTKRKVESCDTAETTCQSLKIINNDKSGSTRQRITVHAVTQSHPSPVLSLVESVPQGAHITHIKVDNSDKRAHNEPSSSKVLQDVHISGQLMEDFLELAKDNTDKDLETCGVLGAFLENRTFYVTTLIIPKQDSTSSSCQAVNEEEVFAIQNERSLFPVGWIHIQKTASTEMNSSVFFISVFQTHPSQSCFMSSVDLHTQYSYQAMVPEAFAIVVAPTDSSRSSGIFRLTDPCGMSVLKNCQEDGFHPHKEPADGCPIYENCSNVYTNSNLRFEIFDLR, encoded by the exons ATGTACCAGTTGGTTAAAGAAAAGGAACCATCTGCTGGCAATGATGCAGGATCTCAGAAAGTTCATAATCATTTGGGTGTAACTAAGAGGAAG GTTGAAAGTTGTGATACAGCTGAAACCACATGTCAAAG CTTGaagattataaataatgataaatctgGGAGCACAAGGCAGAGAATCACTGTTCATGCTGTTACTCAGTCACATCCTTCTCCTGTACTTTCCCTTGTAGAGAGTGTACCTCAAGGTGCACACATTACACATATTAAAGTAGACAATTCGGATAAAAGGGCGCACAATGAGCCATCGTCATCTAAAGTCCTGCAAGATGTACATATA TCTGGACAGTTGATGGAAGATTTTCTTGAACTTGCAAAAGACAACACAGATAAGGATCTGGAAACCTGTGGGGTTCTCGGTGCTTTTCTT GAAAACAGGACTTTCTATGTGACCACTCTGATAATACCAAAACAGGATTCAACTTCCAGTTCT TGTCAAGCTGTTAATGAGGAGGAAGTTTTTGCCATACAAAATGAACGGTCTCTTTTTCCCGTGGGATGGATTCAT ATTCAGAAAACTGCCTCAACAGAGATGAACTCTTCTGtctttttcatttctgtttttcaGACACATCCTTCTCAAAGTTGTTTTATGTCATCAGTAGATCTGCACACTCAGTACTCATATCAG GCAATGGTACCTGAGGCTTTTGCTATTGTTGTGGCTCCAACTGATTCCTCAAG AAGCTCCGGAATATTTCGGCTTACTGATCCTTGTGGTATGAGTGTACTGAAAAACTGCCAAGAGGATGGATTTCATCCTCACAAAGAACCAGCTGATGGGTGCCCCATTTATGAGAACTGCTCAAATGTCTACACAAATTCAAATCTGAGGTTTGAGATCTTTGACTTGCGCTGA
- the LOC123207386 gene encoding AMSH-like ubiquitin thioesterase 2 isoform X2, which produces MYQLVKEKEPSAGNDAGSQKVHNHLGVTKRKVESCDTAETTCQSLKIINNDKSGSTRQRITVHAVTQSHPSPVLSLVESVPQGAHITHIKVDNSDKRAHNEPSSSKVLQDVHISGQLMEDFLELAKDNTDKDLETCGVLGAFLENRTFYVTTLIIPKQDSTSSSCQAVNEEEVFAIQNERSLFPVGWIHKTASTEMNSSVFFISVFQTHPSQSCFMSSVDLHTQYSYQAMVPEAFAIVVAPTDSSRSSGIFRLTDPCGMSVLKNCQEDGFHPHKEPADGCPIYENCSNVYTNSNLRFEIFDLR; this is translated from the exons ATGTACCAGTTGGTTAAAGAAAAGGAACCATCTGCTGGCAATGATGCAGGATCTCAGAAAGTTCATAATCATTTGGGTGTAACTAAGAGGAAG GTTGAAAGTTGTGATACAGCTGAAACCACATGTCAAAG CTTGaagattataaataatgataaatctgGGAGCACAAGGCAGAGAATCACTGTTCATGCTGTTACTCAGTCACATCCTTCTCCTGTACTTTCCCTTGTAGAGAGTGTACCTCAAGGTGCACACATTACACATATTAAAGTAGACAATTCGGATAAAAGGGCGCACAATGAGCCATCGTCATCTAAAGTCCTGCAAGATGTACATATA TCTGGACAGTTGATGGAAGATTTTCTTGAACTTGCAAAAGACAACACAGATAAGGATCTGGAAACCTGTGGGGTTCTCGGTGCTTTTCTT GAAAACAGGACTTTCTATGTGACCACTCTGATAATACCAAAACAGGATTCAACTTCCAGTTCT TGTCAAGCTGTTAATGAGGAGGAAGTTTTTGCCATACAAAATGAACGGTCTCTTTTTCCCGTGGGATGGATTCAT AAAACTGCCTCAACAGAGATGAACTCTTCTGtctttttcatttctgtttttcaGACACATCCTTCTCAAAGTTGTTTTATGTCATCAGTAGATCTGCACACTCAGTACTCATATCAG GCAATGGTACCTGAGGCTTTTGCTATTGTTGTGGCTCCAACTGATTCCTCAAG AAGCTCCGGAATATTTCGGCTTACTGATCCTTGTGGTATGAGTGTACTGAAAAACTGCCAAGAGGATGGATTTCATCCTCACAAAGAACCAGCTGATGGGTGCCCCATTTATGAGAACTGCTCAAATGTCTACACAAATTCAAATCTGAGGTTTGAGATCTTTGACTTGCGCTGA
- the LOC123207386 gene encoding AMSH-like ubiquitin thioesterase 2 isoform X3, whose protein sequence is MYQLVKEKEPSAGNDAGSQKVHNHLGVTKRKVESCDTAETTCQSLKIINNDKSGSTRQRITVHAVTQSHPSPVLSLVESVPQGAHITHIKVDNSDKRAHNEPSSSKVLQDVHISGQLMEDFLELAKDNTDKDLETCGVLGAFLENRTFYVTTLIIPKQDSTSSSCQAVNEEEVFAIQNERSLFPVGWIHTHPSQSCFMSSVDLHTQYSYQAMVPEAFAIVVAPTDSSRSSGIFRLTDPCGMSVLKNCQEDGFHPHKEPADGCPIYENCSNVYTNSNLRFEIFDLR, encoded by the exons ATGTACCAGTTGGTTAAAGAAAAGGAACCATCTGCTGGCAATGATGCAGGATCTCAGAAAGTTCATAATCATTTGGGTGTAACTAAGAGGAAG GTTGAAAGTTGTGATACAGCTGAAACCACATGTCAAAG CTTGaagattataaataatgataaatctgGGAGCACAAGGCAGAGAATCACTGTTCATGCTGTTACTCAGTCACATCCTTCTCCTGTACTTTCCCTTGTAGAGAGTGTACCTCAAGGTGCACACATTACACATATTAAAGTAGACAATTCGGATAAAAGGGCGCACAATGAGCCATCGTCATCTAAAGTCCTGCAAGATGTACATATA TCTGGACAGTTGATGGAAGATTTTCTTGAACTTGCAAAAGACAACACAGATAAGGATCTGGAAACCTGTGGGGTTCTCGGTGCTTTTCTT GAAAACAGGACTTTCTATGTGACCACTCTGATAATACCAAAACAGGATTCAACTTCCAGTTCT TGTCAAGCTGTTAATGAGGAGGAAGTTTTTGCCATACAAAATGAACGGTCTCTTTTTCCCGTGGGATGGATTCAT ACACATCCTTCTCAAAGTTGTTTTATGTCATCAGTAGATCTGCACACTCAGTACTCATATCAG GCAATGGTACCTGAGGCTTTTGCTATTGTTGTGGCTCCAACTGATTCCTCAAG AAGCTCCGGAATATTTCGGCTTACTGATCCTTGTGGTATGAGTGTACTGAAAAACTGCCAAGAGGATGGATTTCATCCTCACAAAGAACCAGCTGATGGGTGCCCCATTTATGAGAACTGCTCAAATGTCTACACAAATTCAAATCTGAGGTTTGAGATCTTTGACTTGCGCTGA
- the LOC123207379 gene encoding uncharacterized protein LOC123207379 codes for MSLFSLPNRNKMQVRLSTQENTNLSDQFAEDFAEKLKMNPTEQREEHPEPDEDEDEDEDEEEFSFICVNPDSPIAADEAFSNGQIRTMFPIFDQSLLYDYVNDDGEVKTSSSTSLRRPLKKLFVEEQSDPEAEPAGPFCEWRSSKTVKEASPDSCKKSNSTGFSKLWRFRDLVVRSSSDGKDAFVFLDSGKNSSEKAEKEKSSVSTTKDQKTSGKNKNEKVKKVKAEPLSSMYEKHYLKREGDRRKSSSPYRQDLVGFFTTVNGLSKNVHPY; via the coding sequence ATGAGTCTTTTCTCTCTCCCAAACCGAAACAAGATGCAAGTTCGCCTTTCCACTCAAGAAAACACCAATCTTTCCGATCAATTTGCAGAAGATTTCGCCGAAAAGTTAAAAATGAACCCTACTGAACAGAGAGAAGAACACCCTGAaccagacgaagatgaagatgaagatgaagatgaagaggagTTTTCTTTCATTTGTGTGAATCCTGATTCTCCAATTGCAGCGGATGAAGCCTTCTCTAACGGCCAGATCCGGACGATGTTTCCGATATTTGATCAAAGTCTGCTCTATGATTACGTTAATGATGACGGTGAAGTAAAAACCAGCTCATCCACGTCTCTACGACGTCCGTTGAAGAAACTTTTCGTGGAAGAGCAGTCTGATCCGGAGGCCGAACCGGCCGGTCCGTTCTGTGAATGGAGGTCTAGTAAAACGGTGAAGGAAGCTTCACCGGATTCTTGCAAGAAGAGCAACTCCACAGGATTCTCTAAACTTTGGAGGTTCCGAGATCTCGTTGTTCGAAGTAGCAGTGATGGTAAAGACGCGTTTGTCTTTTTGGATAGCGGTAAGAATTCAAGTGAAAAGGCGGAGAAAGAGAAATCTTCAGTGAGCACAACCAAGGATCAGAAAACGAGTGGAAAGAATAAAAACGAAAAAGTGAAGAAGGTGAAGGCGGAACCGTTGTCGTCAATGTACGAGAAGCATTACTTGAAAAGAGAAGGTGATAGACGGAAATCGTCTTCGCCGTATCGACAAGATCTGGTTGGCTTTTTCACCACCGTTAATGGCTTGAGCAAGAACGTTCATCCATATTAA
- the LOC123207362 gene encoding proline-rich receptor-like protein kinase PERK12: MSNSAEAPGKGDNSPPAYSKAPPPGNNRNNNTSSSNNSNNNNNSGNNNSPPSPQKESNQSRSRNKPSSSPQNSPPRQEKNSPSNAAPSNGNAEPGGTKWSPPSAQTSRPSPSSSTTPGITQPLTDSSPTAHSHPTSSGSPNTKTTPASPSDGHSSSSSETSSSSSTSSVGHSTIVDVTVAGAFMVAFIAIFFVARRKKRRQDIYAGHYMPPPSNFPQKPDGYYYPQPYMTPHSGPMDPYYGNKTHPSPMGSYEGQIGTGYPGVGLDSGVFSGSKSFFTYEEVMEITDGFARQNVIGEGGFGCVYKGKLPDGKEVAVKQLKAGSGQGEREFRAEVEIISRVHHRHLVSLVGYSIADRNRLLIYEFVPNNTLEHHLLGNTVFSTSQTVLDWSKRLKIAIGAAKGLAYLHEDCHPKIIHRDIKSANILLDNEFEAKVADFGLAKLNDTTQTHVSTRVMGTFGYLAPEYAASGKLTDRSDVFSFGVVLLELITGRRPVDPTQPLGEESLVEWARPVLAQALETGDISELVDPRLEKHYVEAEVFRMIRTAAACVRHSSQKRPRMVQVVRALDSEGEMSDLSNGAKFGQSTIYDSGQYNQDMMMFRKLALGDSSEFSGDYSSGEMSGIANSGMNNTGEFKNSGPQGQYGGRL, from the exons atgtCAAACTCGGCGGAAGCGCCGGGTAAGGGAGATAACTCGCCGCCGGCATATTCAAAAGCACCTCCGCCGGGTAATAATAGGAATAATAATACTAGTAGTTCTAACAATagcaacaacaataataatagcGGTAACAACAATTCTCCGCCATCTCCTCAAAAAGAGAGCAATCAGTCACGATCTCGTAACAAGCCTTCATCTTCACCACAAAATTCTCCTCCTCGTCAGGAAAAAAATTCACCATCAAATGCGGCCCCATCGAATGGAAACGCTGAACCGGGAGGGACCAAATGGAGTCCGCCATCAGCACAAACTTCTCGTCCCTCTCCATCTTCATCAACTACTCCTGGAATCACTCAGCCGCTCACTGATTCATCACCAACTGCGCATAGTCATCCAACATCATCCGGCTCTCCTAACACCAAAACGACGCCAGCATCACCCTCAGACGGGCATTCTTCTTCCAGTTCCGAGACATCCAGCTCATCATCAACAAGTTCAGTTGGTCATAGCACCATTGTTGATGTAACAGTAGCTGGTGCGTTTATGGTCGCATTTATTGCGATATTTTTTGTGGCGAGGCGGAAGAAAAGGAGACAAGACATTTATGCCGGCCATTACATGCCCCCTCCCAGTAACTTTCCCCAGAAACCAG ACGGATATTACTATCCTCAGCCATACATGACGCCACATTCTGGACCAATGGATCCCTACTATGGCAATAAAACCCATCCATCTCCAATGGGAAGCTACGAAGGTCAAATAGGAACTGGTTACCCTGGAGTGGGATTGGACTCTGGTGTTTTCAGCGGATCGAAGAGCTTTTTCACCTATGAAGAAGTGATGGAAATAACAGATGGATTTGCTCGTCAAAATGTTATCGGCGAGGGAGGTTTTGGATGTGTTTATAAAGGAAAACTGCCAGATGGGAAAGAGGTGGCCGTCAAACAGCTCAAGGCAGGTAGTGGACAGGGGGAGAGAGAATTCAGGGCTGAAGTTGAGATTATCAGTCGTGTTCATCATCGACATTTGGTGTCTTTGGTGGGATATTCCATTGCTGATCGTAATAGATTGCTTATCTATGAGTTTGTTCCGAATAATACTTTAGAGCATCATTTGCTTGGTAACACAGTTTTTTCAACTT CTCAAACTGTGTTGGATTGGAGCAAAAGACTCAAGATTGCTATAGGGGCTGCAAAGGGTTTGGCATATTTACATGAAGATT GTCATCCGAAAATCATTCATAGGGACATTAAGTCAGCGAACATTCTGTTGGATAATGAGTTTGAAGCAAAG GTTGCAGACTTTGGACTTGCTAAACTAAACGACACTACTCAGACCCATGTCTCAACTAGAGTGATGGGGACATTTGG GTATTTAGCACCAGAGTATGCAGCAAGTGGAAAATTGACAGATAGATCAGATGTATTCTCATTTGGAGTCGTGCTCCTAGAACTTATAACTGGGCGTAGACCAGTTGATCCGACTCAGCCTCTGGGGGAGGAGAGTTTAGTTGAATGG GCTCGTCCTGTACTTGCTCAGGCCCTTGAAACCGGTGATATTAGTGAATTAGTTGATCCAAGGCTTGAAAAACATTATGTGGAGGCTGAAGTGTTCAGAATGATCCGGACAGCTGCAGCCTGTGTCCGTCATTCTTCTCAAAAGAGGCCTCGCATGGTTCAG GTTGTGAGAGCATTGGACAGTGAAGGAGAAATGTCTGATCTAAGCAACGGGGCGAAATTTGGTCAAAGCACTATTTATGATTCTGGTCAATACAATCAAGACATGATGATGTTCAGGAAACTGGCACTTGGAGACAGTTCTGAATTCAGTGGAGATTACTCTTCCGGGGAAATGTCAGGAATAGCAAATTCAGGCATGAACAATACTGGAGAGTTTAAAAATAGTGGGCCTCAGGGGCAATATGGTGGCCGGCTTTAA
- the LOC123207381 gene encoding uncharacterized protein LOC123207381: protein MSMSSQPQQPAVGGVVYPNTVTRPPPNSPASPSSDGSFGTVFIILAVIVVISAVACCLGRLCNRRHPKHKPHKQSHNSYPQEGQVGNMEFHKQQSHGFRPRERERDIEFGFDKNIAASKPAGNGQTRGFKQFGNGDIKFEPKLGGV from the coding sequence ATGTCAATGTCCTCTCAACCCCAACAACCTGCAGTTGGCGGCGTCGTTTACCCAAACACAGTCACAAGACCGCCGCCCAATTCCCCTGCATCTCCCTCGTCGGATGGATCGTTTGGGACGGTGTTCATCATCCTGGCTGTTATTGTTGTTATATCAGCTGTAGCTTGTTGTCTTGGGCGTCTCTGCAACCGACGCCATCCCAAACATAAACCCCACAAACAAAGCCACAACTCTTACCCACAAGAAGGCCAAGTGGGGAACATGGAGTTCCATAAGCAGCAAAGCCACGGCTTTCGTCCCAGAGAAAGGGAAAGAGACATAGAGTTTGGGTTCGATAAAAATATTGCAGCTTCGAAACCTGCTGGGAATGGACAAACCAGAGGTTTCAAACAGTTTGGAAATGGAGACATCAAGTTTGAACCCAAGCTTGGAGGTGTATAA
- the LOC123207380 gene encoding probable nucleoredoxin 1 produces the protein MADTQSTDTQAVFHDVHAILSSSERDFLVRNDGNQVKIESLKGKKVGLYFSASWCGPCRQFTPALVEVYDELSSKGDFEVVFVSRDKDEEAFKGYFSKMPWLAIPFSDSEARDSLKELFKLRVIPYLVILDENGKVLTNSGVGIIREHGVEGYPFTPEKIAQLAEIGKAKEAT, from the exons ATGGCTGACACTCAATCTACTGATACCCAAGCAGTTTTTCACGATGTTCATGCCATCCTCTCATCTTCTGAGAGAGACTTTCTTGTTCGCAACGACGGTAACCAG gtTAAAATTGAGAGCTTGAAGGGAAAGAAGGTTGGGTTGTATTTCTCAGCATCATGGTGTGGTCCGTGTAGGCAATTCACGCCGGCTTTAGTGGAGGTTTACGATGAACTCTCTTCAAAGGGTGATTTTGAGGTTGTTTTTGTTTCGCGTGATAAGGATGAAGAGGCATTCAAGGGCTACTTCTCAAAGATGCCTTGGCTCGCGATCCCATTCTCTGATTCAGAGGCGCGTGATAGCTTGAAGGAGTTGTTCAAGTTGAGGGTGATCCCTTACCTGGTGATTCTTGATGAAAATGGGAAAGTTTTGACTAATAGTGGAGTGGGGATCATTCGAGAGCATGGAGTGGAAGGGTACCCATTCACCCCTGAAAAGATTGCACAACTTGCTGAAATAGGGAAAGCGAAAGAGGCAACTTAA